The proteins below come from a single Streptococcus canis genomic window:
- the rplU gene encoding 50S ribosomal protein L21, with product MSTYAIIKTGGKQVKVEVGQAIYVEKIDAEAGAEVTFNEVVLVGGDKTVVGTPVVEGATVVGTVEKQGKQKKVVTFKYKPKKGSHRKQGHRQPYTKVVINAINA from the coding sequence ATGAGCACATACGCAATCATCAAAACTGGTGGAAAACAAGTTAAAGTTGAAGTAGGTCAAGCAATCTACGTTGAGAAAATTGACGCTGAAGCTGGCGCAGAGGTTACTTTTAACGAAGTTGTTCTTGTCGGTGGTGACAAAACTGTAGTTGGTACTCCAGTTGTTGAAGGGGCTACTGTTGTTGGAACTGTTGAAAAGCAAGGAAAACAAAAGAAAGTTGTAACATTCAAGTACAAACCTAAAAAAGGTAGCCACCGTAAACAAGGTCATCGTCAACCTTACACTAAAGTTGTCATCAACGCAATCAACGCTTAA
- a CDS encoding cysteine desulfurase family protein: MIYFDNAATTIPYGEVLKTYQEVATKIYGNPSSLHQLGTNAFRILEASRKQIADLLSVKPEEIFFTSGGTESDNWAIKGIAFEKATFGKHIIISAIEHPAVSESAKWLRTQGFEVSCAPVTAQGVVDVDALATLIRPDTILISIMAVNNEMGAIQPIKAISHLLANQPTITFHVDAVQAIGKISVSDYMTNRVDLASFSGHKFHGVRGVGFLYKKAGKRLNPLLTGGGQEQELRSTTENVAGIASMAKALRIVTEKQVKVLPKLIAMRDVIYKALSAYPDVTIFSGQEGFAPNILTFGIRGVRGEVIVHAFEKHEIYISTTSACSSKAGNPAGSLVAMGVPVKAAQTAVRISLDDDNDMGQVEQFLTIFKQIYDKTQKVR, translated from the coding sequence ATGATTTATTTTGATAATGCAGCCACAACCATACCTTATGGAGAGGTTCTTAAAACTTACCAAGAAGTAGCAACAAAAATATATGGCAACCCCTCAAGTTTGCACCAGTTGGGGACAAATGCGTTTCGTATTTTAGAAGCGTCTCGCAAGCAAATTGCTGACTTACTGAGTGTCAAGCCAGAGGAAATCTTTTTCACCTCTGGTGGAACAGAAAGTGATAATTGGGCTATTAAGGGGATTGCTTTTGAAAAAGCTACTTTTGGAAAGCATATTATTATTTCGGCTATTGAACATCCTGCCGTGAGTGAAAGTGCCAAATGGCTTCGCACACAAGGATTTGAAGTTTCTTGTGCACCAGTGACAGCACAGGGAGTTGTTGATGTGGATGCTTTAGCTACGCTGATTAGACCAGACACCATTTTAATCTCAATCATGGCTGTCAATAATGAAATGGGAGCTATTCAACCTATTAAAGCCATTTCACACTTATTGGCCAACCAACCAACCATTACCTTCCACGTTGATGCTGTTCAAGCCATTGGTAAAATATCAGTCAGTGACTATATGACCAATCGTGTGGATCTGGCTTCTTTTTCAGGACACAAATTTCATGGTGTTCGTGGTGTTGGTTTCCTTTATAAAAAAGCAGGCAAGCGGCTCAATCCTCTCTTGACAGGTGGCGGTCAAGAACAAGAGTTGCGTTCAACTACTGAAAATGTTGCAGGGATTGCTAGTATGGCCAAAGCATTAAGAATAGTCACTGAAAAACAAGTAAAAGTCTTGCCTAAACTAATAGCGATGCGAGATGTGATTTACAAAGCTTTGTCAGCTTATCCAGATGTGACAATATTTTCAGGTCAAGAAGGCTTTGCTCCAAATATTTTGACCTTTGGGATTAGAGGAGTGCGAGGAGAAGTAATTGTCCATGCCTTTGAAAAGCACGAGATTTATATTTCAACCACAAGTGCATGTTCGTCCAAGGCAGGCAATCCAGCAGGAAGCCTAGTGGCTATGGGAGTTCCTGTGAAAGCTGCCCAGACAGCCGTCCGTATTAGTCTAGATGATGATAACGACATGGGCCAAGTAGAGCAATTTTTAACAATATTCAAACAGATTTATGATAAAACACAGAAAGTTAGGTAA
- a CDS encoding ribosomal-processing cysteine protease Prp has protein sequence MIKAIFTRQKDGQLSSVTLTGHAGSGKHGFDIVCASVSTLAINFVNSLEVLADCQAAVNLNEVEGGYMAITIPPHDNQEKVQLLFESFLLGMTSLAKDSSKFVNTQVI, from the coding sequence ATGATTAAAGCAATTTTTACTCGCCAAAAAGATGGTCAATTGAGCAGTGTTACACTGACAGGTCATGCTGGTAGTGGTAAACATGGCTTTGATATTGTCTGTGCTTCTGTTAGTACTCTAGCTATTAACTTTGTTAATTCTCTTGAAGTGTTAGCAGATTGCCAAGCAGCAGTAAATCTTAATGAGGTTGAAGGTGGGTATATGGCTATTACGATACCACCGCATGACAACCAGGAGAAAGTTCAACTATTATTTGAATCTTTTCTTCTAGGAATGACCAGTTTGGCAAAAGATTCTTCGAAATTTGTCAACACGCAGGTCATCTAA
- a CDS encoding folylpolyglutamate synthase/dihydrofolate synthase family protein, producing the protein MTTYDSISWIHTFKANGRKTDLARMAWLLEALGRPQDKFPAIHVVGTNGKGSVTAYLQHILSTSGYQVGTFTSPFIVSFHDRICLNGQPISDQDLAQCVSVIRPVLTKMSLETNWDRPTEFELVTLMMFYYFANLRPVDIAIIEAGIGGKTDATNVFHALAVVCPSISFDHQERLGYTLADIAQQKAGVIKAKEPVIIGQLEQEASQVFQQVTQKSGSHLYQLGKDFLLNPSGKTFSFQHDNLTLTKLRLKLLGRHQTANACLAIMTAQLLTKTFPNISPKSIQRGIEATTWPGRSEFIRPNLLLDGAHNPDSIAKLKCLLQEEFPNRHIHILFAGLKRKPLADLLAQLEPFDISVTTFDFPEANPLNNYPNKYHRVNDFAKWLQVSLTSEDLFVVTGSLYFISEVRQFCLSKESLFKTSPITN; encoded by the coding sequence ATGACTACCTATGATAGCATTTCCTGGATTCATACCTTTAAGGCTAATGGTCGCAAGACCGATTTGGCCAGAATGGCTTGGTTACTTGAAGCATTAGGTCGGCCACAAGACAAATTCCCTGCTATTCACGTTGTTGGAACTAACGGCAAGGGCTCTGTGACAGCCTACTTACAGCATATCCTGTCAACTTCTGGTTATCAGGTCGGAACCTTTACATCTCCTTTTATCGTTTCTTTTCACGATCGGATTTGCCTTAATGGTCAACCCATTTCAGATCAAGACTTGGCGCAATGTGTGAGCGTGATTAGACCTGTTCTCACTAAAATGTCCCTTGAAACAAATTGGGATCGACCTACTGAGTTTGAGTTGGTAACGCTCATGATGTTTTACTACTTTGCCAATCTTAGACCTGTTGATATTGCCATTATTGAGGCAGGGATTGGAGGGAAGACCGACGCAACCAATGTTTTTCATGCTCTGGCCGTCGTATGCCCTTCCATTAGTTTTGACCACCAAGAACGTTTAGGTTATACGTTAGCTGATATTGCTCAACAAAAAGCTGGTGTTATCAAGGCTAAAGAACCCGTTATTATCGGTCAACTTGAGCAGGAGGCTAGTCAAGTCTTTCAGCAAGTCACCCAAAAATCCGGTTCACACCTCTACCAATTAGGAAAAGATTTTTTGCTAAATCCTTCAGGAAAGACATTTTCTTTTCAACACGATAATCTGACCTTAACCAAACTCCGACTCAAACTATTAGGTCGGCATCAAACAGCAAATGCCTGCCTTGCTATTATGACTGCCCAATTATTAACCAAAACCTTTCCAAATATTTCTCCCAAAAGCATTCAAAGAGGGATTGAGGCAACAACTTGGCCTGGGCGGTCCGAATTTATCCGACCTAATCTTCTATTAGATGGCGCCCATAATCCAGATTCCATTGCCAAATTAAAGTGTCTATTGCAGGAAGAATTTCCCAACCGCCATATCCATATTCTCTTTGCCGGTCTCAAGCGTAAGCCCTTGGCCGACTTGCTGGCACAACTAGAACCTTTTGATATTTCTGTAACTACTTTTGATTTTCCAGAAGCAAACCCTCTTAACAACTATCCTAACAAGTATCACCGTGTTAACGATTTTGCCAAGTGGTTACAAGTCTCTTTGACATCTGAAGATCTCTTTGTGGTCACAGGCTCCCTTTACTTTATTTCAGAAGTAAGACAATTTTGCCTAAGTAAAGAGAGTCTCTTCAAAACATCTCCTATCACTAACTAA
- the thiI gene encoding tRNA uracil 4-sulfurtransferase ThiI translates to MNYSEIMVRHGELSTKGKNRMRFINKLKNNIQDVLAPFPAITVRSDRDRTHVYLNGTDYQPVVEALKLVFGIQALSPVYKIEKSVPLLVTAVQEIMTSLYHEGLTFKIASKRSDHQFELDSRELNSLLGGAVFEVLPNIQAQMKRPDVTLKVEIRDEAAYISYEEIKGAGGLPVGTSGKGMLMLSGGIDSPVAGYLALKRGLDIEAVHFASPPYTSPGALAKAQDLTRRLTRFGGNIQFIEVPFTEIQEEIKNKAPEAYLMTLTRRFMMRITDAIREQRKGLVIVNGESLGQVASQTLESMQAINAVTSTPIIRPVVTMDKLEIIEMAQAIDTFDISIQPFEDCCTIFAPDRPKTNPKLSNVEKYEERFDIDGLVQRAVSGIIVTEITPEVVNDEVENLIDALL, encoded by the coding sequence ATGAACTATTCAGAAATTATGGTTCGCCATGGTGAACTATCAACTAAAGGGAAGAATCGCATGCGATTCATTAATAAGCTTAAAAATAATATTCAGGACGTATTAGCTCCTTTCCCAGCTATTACTGTCCGTTCAGATCGTGATAGGACCCATGTGTATCTAAATGGCACAGATTATCAGCCTGTTGTAGAAGCTTTAAAACTAGTATTTGGTATTCAAGCCCTGTCTCCAGTTTATAAAATTGAAAAAAGTGTCCCTCTCTTGGTAACGGCTGTTCAAGAGATTATGACCTCTCTGTATCATGAAGGCTTGACCTTTAAAATTGCCAGCAAGCGCAGTGATCATCAGTTTGAATTGGATAGTCGTGAGCTTAACAGTCTTCTCGGCGGAGCTGTTTTTGAGGTTCTCCCAAATATCCAAGCTCAAATGAAGCGTCCTGATGTGACCCTCAAAGTTGAAATTCGTGATGAAGCGGCCTACATTTCTTATGAAGAGATTAAGGGAGCTGGTGGACTGCCAGTAGGTACTTCAGGCAAGGGAATGTTAATGTTATCAGGTGGGATTGATTCACCAGTGGCTGGATACTTGGCTCTTAAACGTGGTCTTGATATTGAAGCAGTGCATTTTGCTAGTCCTCCTTACACCAGTCCAGGTGCCTTGGCAAAGGCCCAAGACCTCACTCGCCGCTTAACCCGTTTTGGTGGAAATATCCAATTTATTGAGGTTCCCTTTACGGAAATTCAAGAAGAGATTAAGAATAAAGCTCCAGAGGCTTACCTCATGACCTTGACCCGCCGTTTTATGATGCGGATTACAGATGCTATTCGTGAGCAACGTAAGGGTCTTGTTATTGTTAACGGTGAAAGCCTTGGACAGGTCGCCAGCCAAACCCTTGAAAGCATGCAGGCGATTAATGCAGTAACGTCAACCCCAATTATTAGACCAGTCGTGACAATGGATAAACTTGAAATTATCGAGATGGCTCAGGCGATTGATACGTTTGATATTTCTATTCAGCCTTTTGAAGATTGCTGTACTATTTTTGCACCAGATCGTCCTAAAACTAACCCTAAACTAAGCAACGTTGAAAAATATGAAGAACGCTTTGACATTGATGGTCTTGTCCAGCGTGCTGTGTCAGGAATTATCGTAACAGAAATCACACCTGAAGTGGTTAATGATGAAGTTGAAAACCTCATAGATGCCTTACTCTAA
- the rpmA gene encoding 50S ribosomal protein L27 → MLKMNLANLQLFAHKKGGGSTSNGRDSQAKRLGAKAADGQTVSGGSILYRQRGTHIYPGVNVGRGGDDTLFAKVEGVVRFERKGRDKKQVSVYPVAK, encoded by the coding sequence ATGTTAAAAATGAATCTTGCTAACTTGCAACTTTTCGCCCACAAAAAAGGTGGAGGTTCTACATCAAACGGACGTGATTCACAAGCTAAACGTCTTGGTGCTAAAGCGGCTGACGGTCAAACTGTTTCAGGTGGGTCAATCCTTTACCGTCAACGTGGAACTCATATCTACCCAGGTGTAAACGTAGGCCGTGGTGGAGATGACACCCTTTTCGCTAAAGTTGAAGGTGTTGTACGTTTCGAACGTAAAGGGCGCGATAAAAAACAAGTATCAGTTTACCCAGTAGCTAAATAA
- a CDS encoding YlbF/YmcA family competence regulator, with protein sequence MSQEIYDYANQLERAVRALPEYQKVLEVKETIKADAVASQLFDEFVAMQEKIQGMMQSGQMPTAEEQSSIQELSQKIEDNAQLKAYFEAQQALSVYMSDIERIVFAPLKDLVK encoded by the coding sequence ATGTCACAAGAAATTTACGACTATGCTAATCAACTTGAAAGAGCAGTTCGTGCTCTGCCAGAATACCAAAAAGTTTTAGAAGTGAAAGAGACAATTAAAGCAGATGCTGTCGCTAGCCAGCTATTTGACGAGTTTGTTGCGATGCAAGAAAAGATTCAAGGAATGATGCAAAGTGGTCAAATGCCAACAGCTGAAGAACAATCCAGTATTCAAGAACTTAGCCAAAAGATTGAAGACAATGCCCAGTTAAAAGCTTATTTTGAAGCACAACAGGCCTTGTCTGTTTATATGAGTGATATTGAACGTATCGTATTTGCACCTTTGAAAGATTTGGTCAAATAA
- the lspA gene encoding signal peptidase II, producing MKKILFLLSGIFLVALDQLSKIWIVSHISLGEVKPFIPGLVSLTYLQNNGAAFSMLQDQQWFFIVITVLVVGYAIYYLIKHPQMTFWKQLALLLIVSGGIGNFIDRLRLAYVIDMVHLDFVDFAIFNVADSYLTVGVILLVVCLWKEEDYGN from the coding sequence GTGAAAAAAATACTTTTTCTGTTGAGTGGCATTTTTCTAGTTGCTTTAGACCAATTGAGCAAGATTTGGATTGTTTCTCATATCTCATTAGGGGAGGTCAAGCCCTTTATTCCAGGTTTGGTTAGTTTGACTTACTTGCAAAACAATGGGGCAGCTTTTTCCATGTTACAAGACCAACAATGGTTTTTTATTGTGATAACCGTCTTAGTGGTTGGTTATGCTATTTATTATCTTATTAAACATCCTCAAATGACATTTTGGAAACAATTGGCTCTTTTACTTATTGTTTCTGGTGGAATCGGTAATTTTATTGATCGTTTGCGCTTAGCTTACGTGATTGATATGGTTCATTTAGACTTTGTGGATTTTGCCATTTTTAATGTGGCAGATTCATACCTTACCGTTGGTGTCATATTATTAGTAGTGTGTTTATGGAAAGAAGAGGATTATGGAAATTAA
- the gorA gene encoding glutathione-disulfide reductase: MVIPYDYIVIGGGSAGIASANRAAMYGAKVLLAEGKEIGGTCVNLGCVPKKVMWYGAQVADILGTYAEDYGFDLKEKTFDFKRLKANRQAYIERIHASYERGFEQNGVDRIYDYAVFRDAHTVEIAGQLYTAPHILIATGGHPVFPDIEGAEYGISSDGFFALDEVPKRTAVVGAGYIAVELAGVLQALGSKTDLFIRYDRPLRSFDKAIVDLLLEEMAVSGPRLHPYSEVKKVVQNEDSSLTLYLQDGKEVEVDQLIWAIGRKPNLEGFGLDKTGVMLNDKGYIETDAYENTSVKGIYAVGDVNGKLALTPVAVAAGRRLSERLFNGKTDEKLDYQNVATVIFSHPVIGSVGLSEEAAVKKYGQEAVKTYQSRFTSMFTAVTNHRQPCLMKLVTVGDTEKIVGLHGIGYGVDEMIQGFAVAIKMGATKADFDNTVAIHPTGSEEFVTMR; encoded by the coding sequence ATGGTTATTCCTTATGATTATATTGTCATTGGCGGAGGGAGTGCAGGAATTGCTTCTGCTAACAGGGCAGCTATGTACGGCGCTAAAGTATTATTAGCTGAAGGAAAAGAGATTGGTGGCACTTGTGTTAATTTAGGCTGTGTTCCTAAAAAAGTCATGTGGTACGGCGCTCAAGTGGCTGACATTTTAGGGACTTACGCTGAGGACTATGGCTTTGACCTTAAGGAGAAAACATTTGATTTTAAACGATTAAAGGCAAATCGCCAAGCTTATATTGAGCGAATTCATGCTTCTTATGAGCGAGGATTTGAGCAGAATGGTGTTGACCGTATTTACGATTATGCTGTTTTCAGAGATGCTCATACGGTCGAAATTGCAGGGCAGCTTTATACTGCACCGCATATTTTGATTGCCACAGGAGGTCATCCTGTTTTTCCAGATATTGAAGGGGCAGAATATGGCATCAGCTCGGATGGCTTTTTTGCCTTGGATGAGGTACCAAAACGCACAGCTGTGGTTGGGGCAGGTTACATTGCTGTCGAACTGGCAGGTGTGTTACAAGCCTTGGGCTCAAAGACAGATTTATTTATCCGTTACGATCGACCTTTAAGAAGTTTTGACAAGGCCATTGTGGATCTTTTACTTGAGGAAATGGCAGTTAGTGGTCCTCGCTTACACCCTTATTCAGAAGTCAAAAAAGTGGTTCAAAACGAGGATAGCTCTTTAACCCTATATCTCCAAGATGGCAAAGAAGTTGAGGTTGACCAGCTCATTTGGGCGATTGGTCGTAAGCCTAATTTAGAAGGCTTTGGTCTTGATAAAACTGGTGTGATGTTAAATGATAAAGGCTATATTGAGACAGACGCCTATGAAAACACGTCTGTCAAAGGCATTTATGCCGTGGGAGATGTTAATGGGAAACTGGCTTTAACCCCAGTTGCTGTGGCAGCTGGACGCCGCCTATCAGAGCGTCTTTTCAATGGCAAAACAGATGAGAAATTGGACTACCAAAATGTTGCTACTGTAATTTTTAGTCATCCTGTTATTGGCTCTGTTGGCTTATCTGAAGAAGCAGCAGTCAAAAAGTATGGCCAAGAAGCGGTTAAAACCTATCAATCACGTTTTACGTCTATGTTTACTGCTGTCACTAATCATCGCCAACCTTGTCTGATGAAGTTGGTAACGGTCGGGGATACCGAAAAAATTGTTGGTCTTCACGGGATTGGATATGGAGTTGACGAAATGATTCAGGGCTTTGCAGTAGCCATCAAAATGGGAGCAACCAAGGCAGATTTTGATAACACCGTTGCTATTCACCCAACTGGCTCAGAAGAATTTGTAACCATGCGCTAA
- a CDS encoding CapA family protein produces the protein MIKNIQYKKTMATVVALIAALLLFGLIYDLLGFQKNELATQKSAQQKVKTARVVANGDILIHDILYMSARKADDTYDFNPYFEYVKDWISKADLAIGDYEGTISPDYPLAGYPLFNAPEEIASALKKTGYDVVDLAHNHILDSQLEGALNTKKVFHQLGIDSIGIYDKDRSKEPFLIKNVNGIKIAILGYSYGYNGMEATLSKDEYDKHMSDLDEAKMKKELQLAEKKADVTIVMPQMGTEYALEPTAEQKELYHKMIDWGADVVLGGHPHVIEPSETIVKGKEKKLIIYSMGNFISNQRLETLDDIWTERGLLMDLTFEKRGKKTTIKTVKAHPTMVLAKAKGIYGKEGFELYNYRTMVLEDFIKGGKYYNKIDDATKEKATLAYQEIKDLVHLNWRS, from the coding sequence TTGATTAAAAATATTCAGTACAAAAAAACAATGGCAACAGTTGTTGCACTTATCGCTGCACTTTTGCTATTTGGTTTAATTTATGACCTACTTGGATTTCAAAAAAATGAACTAGCAACTCAAAAATCTGCTCAGCAAAAAGTCAAAACAGCACGTGTGGTTGCTAATGGTGACATTTTGATTCATGATATTCTTTACATGAGTGCTAGAAAAGCTGATGATACCTATGATTTTAATCCTTATTTTGAATATGTCAAGGACTGGATTAGTAAGGCTGATTTAGCGATTGGAGATTATGAAGGGACCATTAGCCCAGACTATCCCTTAGCAGGCTACCCCTTGTTTAATGCTCCAGAAGAGATTGCAAGTGCCCTCAAAAAGACTGGTTATGATGTGGTTGATTTAGCCCATAATCATATTTTAGATTCGCAATTGGAAGGTGCCCTCAATACCAAAAAGGTTTTTCATCAACTAGGCATAGACAGTATTGGCATTTATGATAAAGATCGTTCAAAAGAACCCTTCTTAATTAAAAATGTCAATGGTATCAAAATTGCGATACTGGGTTATTCTTATGGTTACAATGGCATGGAGGCCACTCTTAGCAAGGACGAGTATGACAAACATATGTCTGATTTAGATGAAGCTAAAATGAAAAAAGAACTTCAGCTAGCTGAAAAGAAGGCTGATGTGACCATTGTCATGCCACAAATGGGAACAGAATATGCCTTAGAACCGACAGCAGAGCAAAAAGAACTTTATCACAAAATGATTGATTGGGGAGCTGATGTTGTTCTAGGAGGCCATCCGCATGTTATTGAACCATCCGAGACGATTGTCAAAGGTAAGGAGAAAAAACTTATTATTTATTCCATGGGGAATTTCATTTCAAATCAACGTCTTGAAACGTTAGATGATATTTGGACCGAGCGTGGTTTACTAATGGATCTTACCTTTGAGAAAAGGGGCAAAAAAACAACGATTAAAACAGTTAAAGCACATCCAACCATGGTTTTAGCCAAGGCAAAAGGGATTTATGGCAAGGAAGGTTTTGAACTTTATAACTATCGCACCATGGTTTTAGAAGATTTTATCAAAGGTGGAAAATACTATAATAAAATTGACGATGCTACCAAAGAAAAAGCAACCCTTGCTTATCAAGAGATTAAAGACTTGGTTCATCTCAACTGGAGGTCTTAG
- a CDS encoding DUF6556 family protein, whose product MSSRYSRQQKPRKSGGVSTQHIKTGFTAFQKSIALIGSILSIIVASITITRALQPVPDKTSNDTPKESSNTIVKIIEKESSQGNQSHTGTSETIDDNKTTLPSSSTSTPSHNEANPTTPETPSATEGTQLPNGTGDANTGLPTNP is encoded by the coding sequence ATGTCATCACGTTATTCCCGTCAACAAAAACCTCGTAAATCAGGAGGTGTCTCCACCCAACATATTAAAACAGGTTTTACAGCTTTTCAAAAATCCATTGCGCTTATTGGTAGTATTTTGAGTATCATCGTGGCAAGCATTACCATTACAAGAGCACTGCAGCCAGTACCAGATAAGACCTCTAATGATACACCTAAAGAATCAAGTAATACCATTGTTAAGATTATTGAAAAAGAGTCTTCTCAAGGTAATCAAAGCCATACAGGCACCTCAGAAACCATAGATGATAATAAGACAACTCTTCCATCATCTTCTACTAGCACACCCTCTCACAACGAGGCAAATCCTACTACGCCTGAGACACCATCAGCCACTGAAGGAACGCAACTTCCTAATGGAACTGGAGATGCTAATACTGGTCTTCCTACCAACCCTTAA
- a CDS encoding LysR family transcriptional regulator, which yields MNIQQLRYVVAIANNGTFRGAASKLFVSQPSLSVSVKDLEAELGFQIFNRTTSGTVLTSQGLVFYEKALEVVKCFDSFEKNFSQADLDHNEFSIASQHYDFLPPLITAFSQQYDGHRVFRIFESTTIQILDEVAQGNSEIGIIYLNADNQKGLFQRMDKLGLEYISLIPFTTHIYLSKTHPLANREALYLKDIQGLPAVRFTQEKDEYLYYSENFVDTSECPRIYNVSDRATLNGILERTNAFATGSGFLDQRSVNGIKVIPLADHIDNRMIYVKRKDKNLSVAGATFVTILKDYFEERRKGLL from the coding sequence ATGAATATTCAACAGTTACGCTATGTGGTTGCCATCGCTAATAATGGAACCTTTCGGGGAGCTGCCTCCAAATTGTTTGTTAGTCAGCCGAGCCTATCAGTTTCTGTTAAAGATTTAGAAGCGGAACTCGGGTTTCAAATTTTTAATCGAACCACTTCAGGGACAGTATTGACCAGTCAAGGGCTAGTTTTCTATGAGAAAGCTTTAGAAGTAGTCAAATGCTTTGATTCTTTTGAAAAAAACTTTTCACAAGCTGATTTGGATCACAATGAATTTTCAATTGCTAGCCAACATTATGACTTCTTGCCACCTCTGATTACGGCCTTTTCACAACAATACGATGGTCATCGTGTCTTTCGTATCTTTGAATCAACAACCATTCAAATTTTAGACGAAGTAGCGCAGGGAAATAGTGAAATTGGTATTATTTACTTGAATGCAGATAATCAAAAGGGTCTCTTTCAACGCATGGATAAGCTAGGCTTGGAATACATTTCTTTAATTCCCTTTACTACCCATATTTACCTGTCTAAAACGCATCCATTGGCTAATCGTGAAGCTCTCTATCTGAAAGATATTCAAGGATTACCTGCGGTAAGATTTACTCAGGAAAAAGATGAGTACTTGTATTATTCTGAAAATTTTGTGGATACTAGTGAATGTCCTCGTATTTATAATGTGTCAGATAGGGCAACCTTGAACGGTATTTTAGAGAGAACCAATGCTTTTGCGACAGGATCAGGTTTTCTTGATCAACGGAGTGTCAATGGGATTAAAGTGATTCCTTTAGCCGATCATATTGATAATCGAATGATTTATGTTAAACGCAAAGACAAAAACCTTTCGGTTGCTGGAGCCACCTTTGTGACGATTTTAAAAGATTATTTTGAGGAAAGAAGGAAAGGCTTATTGTGA
- a CDS encoding RluA family pseudouridine synthase yields the protein MEINVITSGQRLDKALADLSPLSRGQANDQIKQGLVWVNGQQKKAKYTVQAGDVICFELPKEEVLEYQAQDIPLDVIYEDEALAIINKPQGMVVHPSAGHPSGTLVNALMYHIKDLSSINGVVRPGIVHRIDKDTSGLLMVAKTDVAHQALAEELKAKKSLRKYLAIVHGNLPNDRGLIEAPIGRSEKDRKKQAVTAKGKEAVTRFTVLERFGDYSLVELQLETGRTHQIRVHMAYIGHPVAGDPLYGPRKTLSGHGQFLHAETLGLAHPLTGEEMLFTVEPPAIFQKTLQQLRQQQ from the coding sequence ATGGAAATTAATGTGATAACATCGGGGCAACGCTTGGACAAGGCTCTAGCTGATTTAAGCCCCCTGTCACGTGGTCAAGCCAATGACCAAATTAAGCAAGGCCTTGTTTGGGTTAATGGTCAGCAAAAAAAGGCAAAATATACAGTTCAGGCAGGTGATGTCATTTGTTTTGAACTCCCTAAAGAAGAAGTATTAGAGTACCAAGCTCAGGATATTCCTTTGGACGTTATCTATGAAGATGAAGCCCTCGCCATTATTAATAAACCTCAAGGAATGGTGGTTCATCCTTCCGCTGGTCATCCTTCTGGAACGCTGGTAAATGCCTTGATGTACCATATTAAAGATTTGTCTTCTATCAATGGTGTAGTCCGTCCGGGGATTGTGCATCGGATTGACAAGGATACTTCTGGTCTCTTAATGGTGGCTAAAACAGATGTTGCTCATCAGGCCTTGGCAGAAGAATTAAAGGCTAAAAAATCTTTGAGGAAATACCTTGCTATCGTTCATGGAAATTTACCAAATGATCGGGGGCTTATTGAAGCACCTATTGGACGCAGTGAGAAAGATCGCAAAAAACAGGCCGTTACTGCAAAAGGTAAGGAAGCAGTGACGCGTTTTACCGTTTTGGAACGTTTTGGGGACTATAGTTTAGTGGAATTACAGCTTGAAACAGGTCGTACCCATCAAATTCGAGTTCACATGGCCTATATTGGTCATCCTGTTGCAGGTGATCCTTTGTATGGACCTCGTAAAACCTTGTCGGGACATGGTCAATTTCTTCATGCAGAGACCTTGGGTCTAGCCCATCCTTTAACAGGAGAAGAAATGTTATTTACCGTTGAGCCTCCTGCTATTTTCCAAAAAACCTTACAACAATTAAGACAACAACAATAA